In Ciona intestinalis unplaced genomic scaffold, KH HT001227.1, whole genome shotgun sequence, the DNA window GAAAACGTTGAAGCCGGAACGTCGGGAAACGGAGCCATCTGATTGGTCGatgttgatgacatcacaagggGAGGCGACGTGTTGTTCCGCACCAGTGAGCGTTCGTTCGATCCCAGTTGATGGTGGGtgttctatattttatttatctttatttaagatgtttattattaattaaacttcCCTCTCGACCACAATGATGTTCAACCATATTAtggagttttttttgtaataaatttatttgtggTTTACAGAAACAACAAAGCAGTTTGCCTCGCTGTTGAACGATAATAGTGTCCTAGTAATGTCACTCCCACTGCTAGCATCTAACAACAAAACGAAACATGTGACAGGTGGAGTTATTTGTTAGGTTTAACGTAATAGTAACATGGGGGTGACTTGTGGGGAAATTCATCGATCTACATAAAGTTGTTCGTAATTTAAACCTTAACAGGGGCGAGCAATACATTAGGATGTTCGTGGTCACATGGGGCAAGTTGGCTCGGGGCAAGTCGGCACGGGGGTTGGTTACTTACGCATACTAAGGATACTGTGGCTGTGTGGGAAAACCCCTATACCAATACAGCTGCTTTGAGGTTTTCCATATTTGGTGACGAGGATAGaaaggtttgtgatgtcatagtttgtgatgtcatcaatatttataacaatggTCATTGTTTATAGCAACGTCAAACAAAGGaaattgtttcgtcacaattttattatttggataaatttattttgcttgGTTGCGGAAATTCCttgtctttgtttaaatttcatcTGGAGGAAAAGAGTGGAGATGAAATCAAAAGGTTGGTTTGAACATTAGGTtgattatacaaatattacgTTTGTGATTCGTAGATATTTATGGAAAGGTAGATCCAAGTTGGTTTGTTCGCGAGAAGCAACGTTGGGGCAAAACATTTCAAGTTTTTCTGCGGcaaataattattattcatGTAAGTTGTTTACAAACATAGAGATAATATATTATGCTGTGGTTTAAGAAGTCACCGTTGTATTTTCGGACatttaacggtaattgctccaactaaTGGTAGGTCAATATTATCACACAATCATAACACCCAATATTCCAACAGACATCGTGTTGGTTGGAGGATCGGATCgaaacattaatatatatgatttcAATGTTTGTAAAACCATTGGTATTTACGAGAATGCTCACAGCAAACCAACGCATACTATCGACATTGCTACGGTGGGaatcatagaaataatatattgaaaacaatatatttttatgttttaatatcatAGGGTTCAtctattgtgacatcatcaaatgatttgtttatgacatcagcATTTTCTGACGGAATCAAACTTTGGGATTTACGATCGACAAGGTGAAATGCTATTTTTATGgattttacagaaaataacaaaataattttttcagtTCGATTCTTAAATTGAACCAACATTCGAACAAAACAAAGAGTAGCTCATGTGTGACACCTTGTGGAAAGTATATTGCAACAACTTGCGACGAGAAATCGGTGAATTTGGTTTCGAAACCTAATGTTTAATGAATCAATATTAATGATTGAATTAATATGCAAATTaccgtgtatgtaactttgtggatgattgttttttatattgctgttaagtgtcttgccaaaaataaatcaaaaccCTCGATTTAATCACAAATTCAATAAAACTTCCAGGTTTACCTTTACGATTGCAGAAGTTTCCACCCActtcaaatattaaaattaaaatccaaACCGACGAGTGTCAGTTTCACCCCGTGTTCAACACAGGTGATTATGGGGATATTGTATCGTGAAGTTATGTTAATTAATTTGTGACGACACGTATTATGTCcaacattaattaaacaatattaattattcTGTTGTTGTTACCAGAAGTAATGTAATACAATAATTAACTCTGGCCGGAAATTGCATAAAAGTgacatattttattgtttaaaaaaattgctttttttagcAACAGCAGAATCTTGTTTTTACCAGGtctttattcaaatatcatgttatgcctggtagcaataATAGTAAGACAATTATTACcaagttacaaaataattaattattttaacatgatTGTTTCAGTTGTTGGTCGGAACAGATTCGTCAAAAGTTTTGGGTTTTTCTGTCAAAAAGTGaactattatgacatcacagtaactttgtgtttaattgtttttaattaaattattttcaagtattagttgttgtttatttgacAATGAGGGGACTAATTAGCGTTGTGTATTTGTTCGTAACGTGTTTGTACGGATCCGTATTCATCATCGCTCCAacctttgtttgttctttattttcaccaaaatattcaaacaaactTATCAACATTTTGGTTGCAGCGTGGAAGATGCAAGTTGTGgtaattactttgtttaaaaattataatattttttttttaaaaaaatttccttttttttttccccccccccccccccccaaaaaaaaaatgttcgtCGCAACAAAAGATTTGTCTTGGTAAGTTTgacagaaataatatatttgtgataataaaaataatatatcttAGAAATGTTCCATGGAATGAAAGTTGTCGTGTCGGGCGATTGTTACGAAACAGAAGGAAACGCAATGATCCTTATGAATCATAGAACGAGGCTCGATTGGATTTATTTGTTTGGTTATCTTTTTCGGGGGAAGATTCTCCACAAACAGAAGATCGTGTTAAAGTCGCAGATAAAGTGGATCCCTGGAGTTGGTGAGCAGATTTATACACCGCAAAACTCCTTGCCCCCTTATAACTAACAGAGAAAACTGAACCTGCTGAAACCTGTGATATATAAAGTTCAAGTTCTTGATgtagatttttgtttgttctattAAGCAGAAAATTTCTGCTGACCCGAACAACAcctaaaacaaactttaccCCCCAAGGTTGGTCGATGCAGGCCGGGGGCGGAATATTTCTCGATAGAAGTTGGGATTCTGATCAAACGAACATCGTTAAAATGTTGGACCATTTTAATATGCTTGAATCGAACTATAATATTCTGTTCTTCCCAGAAGGTGGGTTGAATAACGGTGTTGTATCTTCCATGTATATCGGGGAATGTGTTATATGTTATGTATTCATTATGAAGtgaatttaatatttggttTCAATCTTTGAAAAGTTGGTGGGTTCTGATATTTGGTTTCAATCTTTGAAAAGTTGGTGCAGTTGAGGTTAAGTCTGTGGGATTTTCTCAATATCATAAAACTATTTGtgggtttatttttaattcaaatacaCAACCCACAATTTCCAGGCACAGATTTCAGCGAacaaaacaagataaaaagTGACAAGTTTGCTACAAAAGCTGGATTGCCGCGATATGAACACGTCCTCCATCCTAGAGTTGTCGGGTTGAATTGTATTGTTGATCACATGAGGAAAAGTGAGTTGCCgggtttacttttaatttatgctTTTTCCTCAAGTACTTATCACCCATAGCGTGTTATGATTAATTTGACCTTCATTTATCGCATCAAAGAGATCAATAAAGTTctaataaattaacattatgacatcacaggcaACAGCATTGATGCTATCTATGACATAACAGTGGCTTATTCTCATGATATTCCACAAAGTGaaagtgacatcataatgagaGGGCCACCGAAAGTCGTACATTACCATATAAGGAGGTATCCAATCTCTGAGGTGGGTGTCCACATTGTTTATCTTGGGAACTTTacgacacttaacagcaatcaCTGTATTTGTTCTTAAACTCTACACTATATTGCCAGCTTCCAGTGGGAGATGTGTCGTCGTGGTGTCGCAATGTTTGGCAACATAAGGAAAATTTACTTCACGAGTTTTACAACGAACTAAATCTGAGTTGTCGGCAGTTTGAGACAAACATgaagaaaaatcaaatgtttttgttttaatcatgGGATTTATATTTtgggttttgttttcattactTTGTACGTATATGTTGGCAATGAACTTGTATGTTCgttgttattttgttgctgtagctttgttttttattagcGGGACTTATTTGTTCGGTGGAATTGAAAAGTTGCAGATAATGTTTTGGGAAAAATTCCACAAAAATTATTAGGATttctgtttaatgtttttataagatgtttatgttatCACGTGACTGGTTGGAgggaaaattttaaatttgatttcagCGGAtgtgtttatgacgtcacgttaCGTCAGCATCGTTTTAATAAAGGATTTCGACACAAAGAGTTGTAACGTCTTTTAATAAaggtaaatttgtttataatgagttttaatatttataggTTGATGTAGTTtcctatataaaatatacacgtGTTGCTAATGCGGTAACATCTACGTAAGCTTGACATGGCGTAAGTCGTGTATTCTTGTAATGCAACAACTTTATTGTTTACACAATTACCCCTATTCTACCGAAGTCATAATTGatggtaaataaaatttctgGGCCAGATTTTTCACCAtagtttttgtgtttatatatacaatttaaaagtattcATAAAACAATCATTAACATTATTTCTGGtgcatgtatgtaacttatttatcttcgaatggcgagcaacgacagtcgttataacatgggtgccctgtttcatacacctcgtgctcgcttacaagtcaccatgtatgtaacttatttatcctcgaatggcgagcaacgacagtcattataacacgggtgttctgttttatacacctcgtaaccgcttacgagttatcacgtatatgtaacttatttgacCTCGAATGgcgagcaacgacagtcattataacacgggtgtcctgtttcatacacctcgtgcccgcttacaagttaccatgtatgtaacttatttatcctcgaatggcgagcaacgacagtcattataacacgggtgtcctgtttcatacacctcgtgcccgcttacaagttaccatgtatgtaacttatttatcctcgcatggcggggcaacgacagtcgttataacacgagtgtcctgtttcatacacctcgtgcccgcttacaagttaccatgtatgtaacttatttatcctcgcatggcggggcaacgacagtcgttataacacgagtgtcctgtttcatacacctcgtgcccgcttacaagttaccatgtatgtaacttatttatcctcgcatggcggggcaacgacagttgttataacacgagtgtggtttgtttcatacacctcgtgcccgcttaacgaccacgtatataactctATGGGggattgtttttctttatagaTGACAATTTTGACaccccattaatgaccactgtcTGTTGGTGACAGCGACAACCCAATGGATTAAAGACATGCACGCTATACAAATGTAGGTGAATGTATTTGTTGTGATGGTTTATGTTGAAATGTTACAAACCTTGTGTGGAATGCCCACAATGCTTACTTGTTTACCCTGATCAGGAGCTACGTAGTCACCAGCATTATCAGCTTTCTGATTGTTTGAACAATCAAGGTAGTCATATCGTAACCAGTGGTTACAGGttcgctgccaccattgtagGGTTGTGttcctgggcaagacacttgacggcaattttttaaacccagtagtcacttatgggttttctaaattgtcagttaaGTATCGGCACATTCGCCACAACGGTGGCAGCATCAAGTCTCCGGCAAGTGACAACGAGGTTGATGTCGCATCCTGGGTGTTTtctctttaaatttaatagcGTTTTAAATGGTTGAGCCGATAAAAGACACACCTCCCCAAGCCTTGAAACCGGTATCTTCTGATTATCAGGCAAGCACCAATAACCACATGTGCTGCATTATTGATAAGACCGTCTCAATTATAAAGTAACAAATCTGCTGTATTGAAAGAAACCCCACAACTTGTAAGTCAAATATGAAAGTTTATTGATTTCCTTAAACTTCAAAACGATGTAACATAATCACAGAATACAAATGTCCATTTTATATCCAATCAATAAAAAGCAACGAAGCGACAACATCCATGCATCTGTtccaaaatgtttatttacattCCTCACGtattgtttcaaacaacttCGGCTTTGGAAGGTTCATCAAAGTTGTCGGTCAAATctgttgttataaaatattatgagGGTAATGATGGGCACAATTTTATGAACAAGTATTTGGTCGATACTCTCGTGTTCGACCTTAATTACTTAAAGCAAAACCACAAGAATTTgtgaataaacaatttatatagaTAAAATAATCTTCGAAAGAACAGTTTATTCTGAtggtttattatgacatcacaccaaCCTGGTACTTCATCATCGTCGTCAATTTCCTCGGTCGATTGTTGGTTATCTTGACCACTAGAGGGCTTGGGTACCCCGGTCGCAAGTTTCTTTAGGTTGTTAATATTCTCTGCACCCTGGGAATATTCATACTAAACATCGGATGTACGTTGGGGTAACATCAACTTAcaagttggtttaaaatactCGGCAACATTtccgttaaatgtttgttctCCGCATGACCGGTCACAGCGAAAGTATTGGCCGATGGCGACGCTTGAACTTTTGGGTTGTTGAAGTGAATGACGTTGCCGTCATCCTTGATCATGTTAACCTGGGTGGGAACATGGGTGgatgttttatataaacccATTActaaccactgagttggagcaattaatgttaagtgtcttgcccaaggacacatacgcccacaatggtagcagtaacGAGGCTTGAACTCGTTACCTCTGGTCTATAAAGAAGACAAACTTACCTCCTCAATCCCGGGTATATTGTTCACCGCCAACTTTTTAAGCGATCCTTGCAGCTTTTTGTCATCGGTGGAGGCGGTGCGATGAACTACTTTACGCTTTCTTCTCGCTGAACCCTGGgcatataaacatagatatcttatatattgTTGCTGACAGGAATATTATACACATTTTGTAAAACggtgttttacaaatttatgtttgtcTCTATAGATTGAAACTTTGGCACAAATAACTAATCtcattttgaaacaaaataaattctaaCCTTTCCTCCAATCCTGACTTGGTCTTGCAACTTTGAAAGTTTGTCTTTATTCATGTTGTTATGAGgtgtttttactaaatttaaataagtatTTTAGTTTAACCCAAGCCAGATCTGAAACGAAATAcatttgcattaaattttttatctattttgacactaaaacattatgtttttaatttttcttttaaactgTCTAATGAAACCACTATACCAATTTAATTCTAACCGaagttagtttaaataaaaactacaaacaaaatttcagatttttttcgTTGAACGAAACGGCATGGCAAATCGCCCCTCTAACTTTCACACCTATTCATGTAACATCTGTGCCCACCAAGATTTCAATGTAGGGGCGAATTTTTTCaccatttttaaaacgaaTGAAACGTATGTATTTTGTcgggtaaaatttaaaaagtaataattttagaaaatattttaatttattgctgaaatttatagttttattttacatgaacatgtaaaaaatatttgcaattcGTACGTTACTCCGtgtcagagccatagaaataccgagtagtccaacccattgttacgtaaaacacaaattgaacggcaatttggttccaaaataacacagtaggtatagggaaaatgcatgtttttcggtgaattagagaaaaacttaagtctaaaaacaattttaaaggttgaaaagtgtaaaaaacaagtgttatttgttttctgtatcaaaaaaagtcaaaaaatggaattagaagcggttgatttgtgacattttagtcatttaatgggggtaaatttatatgttttttcaaaaaaatgtttggtaatgtaaatagaagctgttttacgcctttccacaaaaggaaatcgcaaataaaactcaacaagttcgtttaaattcattgcgaaagtcaccgcttttgctctattttgaacacacaaagacggcagttggactactcggtgtttttacgactctgCTCCGtgtcatttaaaataatttttttagttcattttaaaattttactttcaaaattattaaaagtcaCATTTTCAGTAAAAGCTGGTGAATGCAACCCCGGATGTAAAAATGCGGTAATTTGTGTAAGTAATTTTAGTCAAACTTTGCAGTAgatttcttttattatttcctttgtttttctgtaacaAAGAAGTTTATCTGTAAGGTCGGACATAAATTGGCTATACCTTTCATGTTTAACACCTTTGACTTTGCAAGTCGATTTAGGATTCTTGTTTCGAAAGAATGTTTGTCGTTAAAAGCTTAGAGAAGTGATTAGTTATTCTTAAATATCGTAAAGTAGTTTGCGcggtaacatttttatattaactttattttatagattttatcatttttataaattattgcaAATTGCTACTACAATGCCGCTAGTAAAGCGGAAGATTGGCGAACTGAGAGTCGCGGAGTTAAGGGCTGAACTTGAACGACGGAATCTTGAAAGTAAAGGATTGAAAGGAACGTTGCTACAAAGATTAcaaaaggtaaatatattggttattgtttaattgtcgtaatagttatattttaaatgcaacttTTTGCAAAAGTGCATTTACCACCATATGCTTCATGTAGaaataagtttatatacaCATTACTATgaatccggcgccgtggtgtAGTGGTTAGAGCGCCTAaaccgtgtgataacgactgtcattttccggccacgcgaggatgaagtaagttacattcattcattcaatcgcTGATGGTTTGGAAAAATAGTAAATGAACATTCATCGTGTTATCTAACTTCGTTTATCaacatattatgtttaaaaacgaaTTTTTTCTGCTAAATGTGTTATAGTAATGTTtcggtccctttaattagtgcatgtccgctaagtccgctaagtccgctaagtccgctaagtccgctaagtccgctaagtccgctaagtccactaagtccactaagtccgctaagtccactttttatttctgtgatataAACCCcggtccgtatataaacatgagttatttcatgtcgCTCATAGAAATCGTATAACGCACATCAAATGGGGCTAAATTGatcatagacataatataaactgCAGACTGACATTATCCTTACCGTTTTTCTAAATGTTACTTAAATGTGCCCTTTTGTACTTCCGTTTTAACCGTGAGCGCGTTTTACCGTTAATTCTCATTGTTTTGCCTTTGTAAACTTTTCTGAATTTTGTTAGTGTGACCAAGcagacaaa includes these proteins:
- the LOC100176558 gene encoding lysocardiolipin acyltransferase 1 isoform X1; protein product: MRGLISVVYLFVTCLYGSVFIIAPTFVCSLFSPKYSNKLINILVAAWKMQVVICLEMFHGMKVVVSGDCYETEGNAMILMNHRTRLDWIYLFGYLFRGKILHKQKIVLKSQIKWIPGVGWSMQAGGGIFLDRSWDSDQTNIVKMLDHFNMLESNYNILFFPEGTDFSEQNKIKSDKFATKAGLPRYEHVLHPRVVGLNCIVDHMRKSNSIDAIYDITVAYSHDIPQSESDIIMRGPPKVVHYHIRRYPISELPVGDVSSWCRNVWQHKENLLHEFYNELNLSCRQFETNMKKNQMFLF
- the LOC100176558 gene encoding lysocardiolipin acyltransferase 1 isoform X2, producing the protein MFHGMKVVVSGDCYETEGNAMILMNHRTRLDWIYLFGYLFRGKILHKQKIVLKSQIKWIPGVGWSMQAGGGIFLDRSWDSDQTNIVKMLDHFNMLESNYNILFFPEGTDFSEQNKIKSDKFATKAGLPRYEHVLHPRVVGLNCIVDHMRKSNSIDAIYDITVAYSHDIPQSESDIIMRGPPKVVHYHIRRYPISELPVGDVSSWCRNVWQHKENLLHEFYNELNLSCRQFETNMKKNQMFLF
- the ci-btf3 gene encoding basic transcription factor 3 produces the protein MNKDKLSKLQDQVRIGGKGSARRKRKVVHRTASTDDKKLQGSLKKLAVNNIPGIEEVNMIKDDGNVIHFNNPKVQASPSANTFAVTGHAENKHLTEMLPSILNQLGAENINNLKKLATGVPKPSSGQDNQQSTEEIDDDDEVPDLTDNFDEPSKAEVV